AGTTCCATGCGTTGCAGGACGATCCGGGTGAGCCGGCCGGCTTCGTTGCCGATAAACTCCACCGGGGCATTGAGGCACAGGATGTCCAGCCCCTCTTCCTTGGCATGGTGGAGTTCTTCCCGGCGACACGGCATCTCATACTCGGTGCGGCGATAGGCCAGGGAGACTTTTTCCGCCCCCAGGCGCATGGCGGTGCGGGCGGCGTCCATGGCCACGTTGCCGCCGCCGAAGACCACGACATGCTTGGCCGGGAAGGTCGGGGTGTCGGTGGCCGGGAACTTGTAGGCCCGGCCCAGGTTGACCCGGGTCAAGTACTCGTTGGCCGAGAACACGCCGATCAGGTTTTCGCCGGGAACGCCCAAAAAGCGCGGCAGCCCGGCTCCGACGCCGATAAAGACGGCATTGTAGCCCGATTCAAGCAGCTCGGGCACGGTGATGGTCTTGCCGCCGACCCAGTTGGGGCGAAATTCCACTCCCAGGGCCTTCATGGCGTCGATTTCCTGGCGCACCACCCCTTTGGGCAGGCGGAATTCCGGGATACCGTAGACGAGCACCCCGCCGACCTCGTGCAGGGCCTCAAAGACCGTCACCGGGATGCCCCGGGCGGCCAGATAGCCGGCGCAGGTCAGGCTAGAGGGACCCGAACCGATGCAGGCCACCTTGAGGTCGTCGCGGGCCATGGAACAAGCCGGGCCGCCGGTGACGGTTTCGCAGGCGTCCTTGGCCAGATAGGCGTCGGCGGCGAAGCGTTCCAGCCGGCCGATGGCCACGGGCTCGCCTTTCTTGCCGAGGATGCAGGCCCCTTCACATTGGTTTTCCTGGGGACAGACCCGGCCGCACACGGCCGGCAGGGAGTTGGTCTGGCGCAGCACGGCATAGGCTTCGTCGAGATCATGCTCCACGATCTGCTTGATAAACCCGGGGATATCGACTTCGACCGGGCAGCCCTTGCGGCAGGCCGGCTTTTTACATTGCAGGCAGCGCCCGGCTTCGATACGGGCCATTTCCGGGGTGTAGCCGAGAGCCACTTCCTGGAAATTGCGCGCCCGGACCTTGGGGTCCTGCTCGGGCATGGCGGTGCGGGGGATCTTTGCTTTCTTACTTGGAGCATTTGCAGCCATGGCTCTTAAACTCCTCGTAGGAAAGACGTTCCTGATCCTTGAAAGCCGTCAGCCGGGCGGCCAGTTCGGTGAAATCCACGGCATGGCCGTCGAATTCCGGACCGTCCACGCAGGCAAACCGGGTTTCGCCGCCCACACTGACGCGACACGCGCCGCACATGCCGATGCCGTCGACCATGATGGAATTGAGGCTGACCGTGGTTTTGACGCCAAACGGTTTGGTGGCCTCGGCCACGGCCCGCATCATGGGGACCGGACCGATGGCCACCACTTCGGCCACGGTCTTGTCGTTTGTCAGGCGTTCGACGAGCAGGTCCGTGACCAGGCCTTCCCGGCCGCAGCTGCCGTCGTTGGTGGCAATGAGGACCTCGGGGCAAAAGGAGCATAGTTCGTCGCGAAACAGCAGCAAATCCTCGCAGCGCGCGCCGATGATGGTCACCACATGGTTGCCGGCCAGATGATGGCCTTTGGCGATGTGGTGCATGGCCGCGATCCCGGTGCCGCCGCCGACGCAGATGACCGGTCCGTCCACCTTGTGGATTTCGGTCGCTTTGCCGAGCGGGCCGCACAGGTCCAGGATGTCGTCTCCGGCATCCAGGGTCTCCAGATGGGCGGTTGTCTTGCCCATGACCAGATAGACCAGGGTGATGGTCCCGGCGTCGGGGTCGGCGTCGGCAATCGTCAGGGGGATGCGTTCCCCGTCTTCCCAGACCCGTAGGATCACGAAGTTGCCGGGCTTGGCCTTGGCCGCAATATGCGGGGCCTCGATGACCAGTTCGCTGGTCGCGCCCGGAATGAGCTTTCGCTTGCGCAGGATTCGGCTTGGCATCGATGCTCCACTACGCGCCAGCCTGGCGCGACTTAGCCGAGGTTTGGTTTCACGTACAGCTCCCCGCCGTGGCAATCATTGATCACCAGGAGCGGGAAGTCCTTGACCGTCAGCTCCCGAATAGCCTCCGGACCAAGTTCTTCGTAGGCGATGACCTTGGCGGCGGTAATGCGCTGGGAGAGAAGCGCGCCTGCTCCACCGGTGGCCCCCAGGTACACGGCCTTATGTTCGGCCAGGGCCGCCTTGACCTCATCGCTGCGCTTGCCCTTGCCGATGGTTCCCTTGAGTCCCAGGGAATGCAGCCGCGGGGCAAAGGTGTCCATGCGGTAGCTGGTGGTCGGGCCGGCCGAACCGATGGGGCGTCCCGGAGGTGCGGGAGAAGGCCCGACATAGTAGATCAGCGCGCCTTTGAGGTCAAAGGGGAGGGCTTTTCCTGCGTCCAAGGTCTCAACAAGCCGTTTGTGGGCGGCATCGCGGGCGGTGTAGATGGTGCCGGTGATGTAGACCACGTCGCCGGACACGAGCGGCTCGACGTCGGCGTCGGTCAGGGGCGTCGTCAGATGGTACTCGGCCATTAGAAGATGACCTCCTTGTGGCGGGCGCTGTGGCATTGGATATTGACGGCCAGGGGCAGGCTGGCCAGATGGCACGGCGCGACGATGATTTTCACGGCCAGACTGGTGGTCTTGCCGCCAAGGCCCATGGGGCCGATGCCCAGGGCGTTGATGGCGGCCATCAGTTCGTCTTCGAGCTTGGCGATTTCGGGATCGCTGTGCCGGTCGTCCAGTTCGCGCATCAGCGCCTTTTTGGAATTGACGGCGGCCAGCTCGAAGTTGCCGCC
The sequence above is drawn from the Desulfovibrio sp. TomC genome and encodes:
- a CDS encoding Fe-S-containing hydro-lyase, with translation MAEYHLTTPLTDADVEPLVSGDVVYITGTIYTARDAAHKRLVETLDAGKALPFDLKGALIYYVGPSPAPPGRPIGSAGPTTSYRMDTFAPRLHSLGLKGTIGKGKRSDEVKAALAEHKAVYLGATGGAGALLSQRITAAKVIAYEELGPEAIRELTVKDFPLLVINDCHGGELYVKPNLG
- a CDS encoding sulfide/dihydroorotate dehydrogenase-like FAD/NAD-binding protein, with the translated sequence MPSRILRKRKLIPGATSELVIEAPHIAAKAKPGNFVILRVWEDGERIPLTIADADPDAGTITLVYLVMGKTTAHLETLDAGDDILDLCGPLGKATEIHKVDGPVICVGGGTGIAAMHHIAKGHHLAGNHVVTIIGARCEDLLLFRDELCSFCPEVLIATNDGSCGREGLVTDLLVERLTNDKTVAEVVAIGPVPMMRAVAEATKPFGVKTTVSLNSIMVDGIGMCGACRVSVGGETRFACVDGPEFDGHAVDFTELAARLTAFKDQERLSYEEFKSHGCKCSK
- the gltA gene encoding NADPH-dependent glutamate synthase, encoding MAANAPSKKAKIPRTAMPEQDPKVRARNFQEVALGYTPEMARIEAGRCLQCKKPACRKGCPVEVDIPGFIKQIVEHDLDEAYAVLRQTNSLPAVCGRVCPQENQCEGACILGKKGEPVAIGRLERFAADAYLAKDACETVTGGPACSMARDDLKVACIGSGPSSLTCAGYLAARGIPVTVFEALHEVGGVLVYGIPEFRLPKGVVRQEIDAMKALGVEFRPNWVGGKTITVPELLESGYNAVFIGVGAGLPRFLGVPGENLIGVFSANEYLTRVNLGRAYKFPATDTPTFPAKHVVVFGGGNVAMDAARTAMRLGAEKVSLAYRRTEYEMPCRREELHHAKEEGLDILCLNAPVEFIGNEAGRLTRIVLQRMELGEPDASGRCSPVACQGDTCSIEADMAIVAVGTGANPLISQSTPGLETYRRGYIVADPATGETSIPNVFAGGDIVTGAATVISAMGAGRRAAKAIADRLLGPTEAGHPPEETAGQSVDA